A region of Clostridium acetobutylicum ATCC 824 DNA encodes the following proteins:
- a CDS encoding YerC/YecD family TrpR-related protein, protein MSEFKSKLESETLDFLCDAILTLENREECYRFFDDIFTINEIKTIEQRLQVAKMLKEKHTYSDISAETGASTATISRVNRCINYGSDGYNIVLRRLEK, encoded by the coding sequence ATGTCTGAGTTTAAATCGAAATTGGAAAGTGAGACTCTGGATTTCTTGTGTGATGCCATATTAACATTAGAGAATCGAGAAGAATGCTATAGGTTTTTTGATGATATTTTTACTATCAATGAAATTAAAACTATAGAACAAAGGCTTCAAGTGGCTAAGATGCTTAAGGAGAAACATACATATTCAGATATTTCCGCGGAAACTGGAGCTAGTACTGCAACCATAAGTAGAGTTAATAGATGTATTAATTATGGAAGCGATGGATATAATATAGTTTTAAGAAGACTAGAAAAATAA
- the gatA gene encoding Asp-tRNA(Asn)/Glu-tRNA(Gln) amidotransferase subunit GatA, whose translation MELYKLKAHELKDMISKKEVKVEEVTNSFLNRIEEVDEKVNALLYVAKEEAVNTAKELDKKIESGESLSGLSGVPVAIKDNISVKNMQNTCASKILEGYVSPYDATVIENLKKNNGVIIGKANMDEFAMGSSTENSAFKVSKNPWSLERVPGGSSGGSAVAVASLEAPISLGTETGGSVRQPASFCGLVGLKPTYGRISRYGVVAFGSTLDQVGMFARDVEDCALLTQNIAGLDKMDFTTVDTPVQDYSKSLNKDLKGRKIGIPKEFFEEGLDEGVREAVKEAIKVFEENGAEVKECSLPLSDYALAAYYIISSAEASSNLARFDGVRYGYRDAEAENALDLYVKSRSKGFGEEAKRRIMLGTYVLSKGYYDAYYKKALKVRSLIKNDFQRAFKEFDAIITPTTPTPAFRIGEKTKDVLSMYMSDIYTVPVNIAGIPSISVPCGFVSGLPVGLQIMGNYFKEDTLFNLAYSYEQSTKWHDKIANL comes from the coding sequence ATGGAGCTGTATAAGCTAAAAGCGCATGAGCTTAAAGATATGATTTCAAAAAAGGAAGTTAAGGTTGAAGAAGTTACCAATTCCTTTCTTAATAGAATTGAAGAAGTTGATGAAAAGGTAAATGCTCTTCTATATGTTGCAAAAGAAGAAGCTGTTAATACTGCAAAAGAATTAGATAAGAAAATTGAAAGCGGAGAAAGCTTAAGTGGACTTTCAGGAGTACCTGTAGCAATAAAGGACAATATAAGTGTAAAGAATATGCAAAACACATGTGCATCTAAAATACTTGAAGGATATGTGTCACCTTATGATGCTACAGTTATAGAAAATTTAAAGAAAAATAATGGTGTTATAATCGGTAAAGCTAATATGGATGAATTCGCTATGGGATCATCTACTGAAAATAGCGCATTCAAAGTATCTAAAAATCCATGGAGTTTAGAAAGAGTTCCAGGAGGTTCTTCAGGAGGTTCCGCTGTTGCAGTAGCCTCTCTTGAAGCACCAATATCACTTGGTACTGAAACTGGAGGTTCTGTAAGACAGCCAGCATCCTTTTGTGGTCTAGTTGGTCTTAAACCAACATATGGAAGAATATCAAGATATGGAGTTGTTGCTTTTGGATCAACTTTAGATCAGGTTGGAATGTTTGCTAGAGATGTAGAGGACTGTGCACTTTTAACACAAAATATAGCAGGACTTGATAAGATGGATTTTACAACAGTAGACACTCCTGTTCAAGATTATTCAAAAAGTTTAAATAAGGACTTAAAAGGTAGAAAGATAGGTATTCCTAAGGAGTTCTTTGAAGAAGGTTTAGATGAAGGTGTTAGAGAGGCAGTTAAAGAAGCTATAAAGGTTTTTGAGGAAAACGGTGCAGAGGTTAAGGAGTGTTCACTTCCGTTATCAGACTATGCACTTGCTGCATACTATATTATTTCCTCGGCAGAAGCTTCATCAAATCTTGCAAGATTCGATGGCGTAAGATATGGATATAGAGATGCAGAAGCGGAAAATGCTTTGGATTTATATGTAAAGTCTAGAAGCAAAGGCTTTGGAGAAGAAGCTAAAAGAAGAATTATGCTTGGTACATATGTGCTTTCAAAGGGCTATTATGATGCATATTATAAAAAAGCTTTAAAGGTTAGAAGTTTAATAAAAAATGATTTTCAAAGAGCATTTAAAGAATTTGATGCAATAATAACACCTACAACGCCTACACCAGCATTTAGAATAGGTGAGAAGACAAAGGATGTACTTTCAATGTATATGTCAGATATATATACAGTACCAGTTAATATAGCTGGAATTCCATCTATATCTGTACCTTGTGGATTTGTTTCAGGTCTTCCAGTTGGACTTCAGATAATGGGAAATTATTTTAAAGAAGATACATTATTTAATTTAGCTTATAGTTACGAACAATCTACTAAATGGCATGATAAGATTGCTAATTTATAG
- the pcrA gene encoding DNA helicase PcrA, producing the protein MDLKKLLNEEQYKAATKIDGPILILAGAGSGKTRVLTYRIAHMVKDLEIYPSQILAITFTNKAAKEMKDRVKALIGGNEIDNMWISTFHSCCVRILRREIDKIGYNKNFTIYDSDDQKVLMRECIKQVGINEKDITEKEIISKIGSAKDGLVSANQYKNQNSGNFKLNKIADVYLLYQKKLKENNALDFDDLIFKTVELFKKAPDVLAFYQRKFRYIMIDEYQDTNKSQYEFARLLASANKNLCVVGDDDQCIYGWRGADIRNILNFEKDYRNAVIIKLEENYRSKGNILKAANGVIKNNPHEHLKSLRTRSEDGAKIKVYRGETDLDEASFAAFKINKEVKEEKRSFKDFAILYRTNAQSRVFEDIFIKRNIPYRIIGGLKFYDRKEIKDIMSYLKLIGNPLDNISLKRIINVPKRSIGQTTLGRLQQFADEVEECLYDALLDIENIPGIPKRAISSIKEFTGMINSFIRRKDEINVSVLIKEILEQTGYLNELKASDDIQDKARIENIEELVNAAVDFEENSDDKTLAAFLEKTALVADVDNYNEDADTVVMMTVHSAKGLEFPVVFMAGMENGIFPGMASFNSEYEMEESRRLAYVGITRAKEKLYMTSAKLRRVFGKTQAFEESDFINEIDENLKEYVTLDGEGRRKKDTTGLFSTISSDIPPKNAMFSNFMSKSGFNANEMIKKSVKEEKKSIKTLNEEDAVKGAKVVHMKFGKGTIITTSRADGHINLTIAFENMGIKNLRLDMAPLQLL; encoded by the coding sequence ATGGATTTAAAGAAACTGCTTAATGAAGAACAATATAAAGCTGCTACAAAGATTGATGGACCTATTCTTATACTAGCAGGAGCAGGAAGTGGAAAAACTAGGGTACTTACATACAGAATAGCACATATGGTTAAAGATCTCGAAATTTATCCGTCTCAAATTTTAGCTATAACATTTACAAATAAAGCAGCTAAGGAAATGAAGGACAGGGTTAAAGCACTTATTGGTGGAAATGAAATTGATAATATGTGGATATCTACTTTTCACTCCTGCTGTGTAAGAATACTTAGAAGAGAAATTGATAAAATAGGTTATAATAAAAACTTTACTATATATGATAGTGATGACCAAAAGGTTCTCATGAGAGAATGTATAAAACAGGTTGGGATAAATGAAAAAGATATAACAGAAAAAGAAATAATATCAAAAATAGGCTCGGCAAAAGACGGTCTTGTATCTGCAAATCAATATAAAAACCAAAACTCAGGTAATTTTAAATTAAATAAGATAGCAGATGTGTATCTCCTTTACCAGAAAAAGCTTAAAGAGAACAATGCATTAGACTTTGACGATTTGATATTCAAAACAGTAGAGTTATTTAAGAAGGCTCCAGATGTATTAGCATTTTATCAGAGGAAATTCAGATACATAATGATAGACGAGTATCAAGATACTAATAAGTCTCAATATGAATTTGCAAGGCTGCTTGCTTCAGCTAACAAAAATTTATGTGTTGTTGGAGACGATGACCAATGTATATATGGCTGGAGAGGTGCAGACATAAGAAATATACTTAATTTTGAAAAAGACTACAGAAATGCTGTAATAATTAAACTAGAAGAAAACTATAGATCTAAGGGTAACATACTTAAAGCAGCTAACGGTGTTATAAAGAATAATCCACATGAGCATTTAAAGAGCCTTAGGACAAGAAGTGAGGACGGAGCAAAGATTAAAGTATATAGGGGAGAAACTGACCTTGATGAAGCAAGCTTCGCAGCCTTTAAAATAAATAAGGAAGTAAAGGAAGAAAAGCGCAGTTTCAAAGATTTTGCAATACTATATAGAACAAATGCACAGTCACGTGTTTTTGAAGATATTTTTATAAAGAGAAACATACCATATAGAATTATTGGTGGACTTAAGTTTTATGATAGAAAAGAAATAAAAGACATAATGTCTTATCTTAAGCTTATAGGAAATCCACTTGATAACATCAGTCTTAAGAGAATAATTAATGTTCCCAAAAGAAGTATAGGGCAAACTACTTTAGGAAGGCTTCAGCAATTTGCAGATGAGGTTGAAGAATGCTTATATGATGCACTTTTAGACATAGAAAATATACCAGGCATACCTAAGAGAGCTATCTCTTCAATTAAAGAATTTACAGGAATGATAAATAGTTTTATAAGAAGGAAAGATGAGATAAATGTATCTGTTTTAATAAAAGAAATTTTGGAACAAACAGGTTATTTAAATGAACTTAAAGCATCTGATGATATTCAAGATAAAGCTAGAATAGAAAATATAGAGGAATTGGTAAATGCAGCAGTAGATTTTGAGGAAAATTCAGATGATAAAACTTTGGCAGCATTTTTGGAAAAAACAGCACTTGTTGCAGATGTGGATAATTATAATGAAGATGCTGATACAGTTGTGATGATGACTGTCCATAGCGCAAAAGGATTAGAGTTTCCAGTTGTATTTATGGCTGGAATGGAAAATGGAATATTCCCAGGCATGGCTTCGTTTAATAGTGAATATGAAATGGAGGAATCTAGAAGACTTGCTTATGTAGGTATAACGCGTGCAAAAGAGAAGTTATATATGACATCTGCAAAATTAAGAAGAGTATTTGGAAAAACTCAAGCTTTTGAAGAATCTGATTTTATAAATGAAATAGATGAAAATTTAAAAGAGTATGTAACTCTAGATGGTGAAGGCAGAAGAAAAAAAGATACTACAGGTTTGTTCTCCACAATAAGTAGCGATATACCACCTAAAAATGCTATGTTTTCAAATTTTATGTCCAAAAGCGGGTTTAATGCTAATGAAATGATTAAAAAGTCAGTGAAGGAAGAAAAGAAGAGTATTAAAACCTTAAATGAAGAAGATGCTGTAAAAGGAGCTAAGGTAGTTCACATGAAATTTGGTAAAGGTACAATAATAACTACAAGTAGAGCTGATGGACACATAAACTTGACAATAGCTTTTGAAAATATGGGAATTAAAAATTTAAGGCTTGATATGGCGCCGCTTCAACTTTTGTAG
- the gatB gene encoding Asp-tRNA(Asn)/Glu-tRNA(Gln) amidotransferase subunit GatB, which produces MEYEIVIGLEVHAELATKTKMYCGCTAEFGGQPNTHVCPVCMGLPGALPHINKRAVDYGIKAGLALNCSITHIGRMDRKHIFYPDNSRNYQITQDELPLCTNGYIEIELEDGSKKKIGVERIHIEEDAGKLLHTNAGTLVDFNRCGVPLAEIVSKPDMRSPREAVTYLEELKSILSCVGVSDCKMEEGSLRCDANISVMKKGAKEFGVRTEIKNMNSFKAVEKALNYEYERHIKAIESGEKLTQETRRWDDAKNETAPMRSKEEANDYRYFPEGDLVTLNIDDEWIESIRKTIPELPYQKRERFIKEFGIPKYDASVLTLTMSMADFFEKTAKISGDAKSASNWLMGDISKIMKENYVWIEDLKFTPEQLSELIKLINEGTVSNAIGKKVIIKMFETGKSPKNIIEEEGLIQNSNEDEILNIVKEVLSENEKSIEDYKNGKNRVVGFLIGLVMKKTKGKANPKIVNKLMIDELNKQ; this is translated from the coding sequence ATGGAATACGAAATTGTTATAGGTCTTGAAGTGCATGCAGAGTTGGCTACAAAGACAAAAATGTATTGTGGATGTACTGCAGAATTCGGAGGACAGCCTAATACGCATGTTTGTCCCGTATGTATGGGCCTTCCAGGCGCACTTCCTCATATAAATAAAAGAGCAGTTGATTACGGTATTAAGGCTGGTTTGGCATTAAACTGCTCAATAACTCATATTGGAAGAATGGATAGAAAGCATATATTTTATCCAGATAACTCCAGAAACTATCAGATAACGCAAGACGAACTTCCATTGTGTACAAATGGATATATAGAGATAGAGCTTGAGGATGGATCAAAGAAGAAAATTGGAGTAGAGAGAATACACATAGAAGAAGATGCAGGTAAATTACTTCATACGAATGCAGGAACTTTAGTTGATTTTAATAGATGCGGAGTTCCTCTTGCAGAGATAGTATCAAAGCCTGATATGAGAAGTCCTAGAGAAGCTGTAACCTATCTTGAAGAATTAAAGAGTATACTTTCATGTGTAGGAGTATCTGATTGCAAAATGGAAGAAGGATCACTTAGATGTGATGCCAATATTTCAGTAATGAAAAAAGGTGCTAAGGAATTTGGTGTTAGAACGGAAATAAAGAATATGAATTCCTTTAAAGCTGTTGAAAAAGCTCTTAATTATGAATATGAGAGACATATAAAAGCGATAGAAAGTGGAGAAAAGTTAACTCAAGAAACAAGAAGATGGGATGACGCTAAAAATGAGACAGCACCAATGAGAAGCAAGGAAGAGGCAAATGATTACAGATACTTCCCTGAAGGTGACCTTGTTACTTTAAACATAGATGATGAGTGGATTGAAAGTATAAGGAAAACTATACCGGAATTACCATATCAGAAAAGGGAAAGATTCATAAAAGAATTTGGAATACCTAAATATGATGCATCAGTTCTTACACTTACTATGTCTATGGCTGATTTCTTCGAGAAAACTGCAAAAATAAGTGGAGATGCTAAGTCAGCTTCAAACTGGCTTATGGGTGACATCTCAAAGATAATGAAAGAAAATTATGTATGGATTGAAGATTTGAAATTCACACCAGAACAGCTTTCAGAGCTTATAAAGCTTATAAATGAAGGAACGGTTTCTAATGCTATAGGCAAAAAGGTTATTATAAAAATGTTTGAAACAGGTAAGTCTCCTAAAAATATAATTGAAGAAGAAGGACTTATACAAAATAGTAATGAAGATGAAATTTTGAACATTGTTAAAGAAGTTTTGAGTGAAAATGAAAAATCTATTGAAGATTATAAGAATGGCAAGAATAGGGTTGTTGGATTTTTAATAGGCCTTGTTATGAAAAAGACAAAGGGGAAGGCAAACCCTAAAATAGTTAACAAATTAATGATTGATGAATTAAATAAGCAATAA
- the gatC gene encoding Asp-tRNA(Asn)/Glu-tRNA(Gln) amidotransferase subunit GatC encodes MSVSKKDVEYVAELARLSFSEEQKEGFMEDLNSILGYVDKLSELDTDNVDIIVNPYYIENKFREDEVEESMDLKDVIKNAPKNLEEYIVVPKIID; translated from the coding sequence ATGTCTGTTTCTAAAAAAGATGTTGAATACGTGGCTGAACTTGCAAGACTTAGCTTTAGTGAAGAACAAAAAGAGGGATTTATGGAGGATCTTAATAGCATACTTGGCTATGTAGATAAATTAAGTGAATTAGATACCGATAATGTTGATATAATTGTAAACCCATATTATATTGAAAATAAATTCAGAGAAGATGAAGTGGAAGAATCTATGGATTTAAAGGATGTTATTAAAAATGCACCTAAGAATCTTGAAGAATACATAGTAGTACCTAAGATAATAGATTAA
- a CDS encoding pseudouridine synthase, with product MERLDKIISNMGYGSRKDVKKIIKDGRVKVDGEVVKDNNKQLDPQKSKIIVNGEEISYKKYIYLMMNKPDGVISATSDDYDKTVIDLLEVEDQVFEPFPIGRLDKDTVGLLFLTNDGDFNHRLISPKWHVDKVYYAKIDKDVTSEDVVAFKEGIVLDDGYKCMSAKLEVLNNSKEGSEVKVTVREGKYHQVKRMFEAQGKKVVYLKRISFAGIKLDENLEEGEYRELTEDEMKAIKQKIKMQ from the coding sequence ATGGAAAGATTAGATAAAATCATATCAAACATGGGATATGGGTCTAGAAAAGATGTGAAAAAAATAATAAAAGATGGAAGAGTTAAGGTAGATGGCGAAGTTGTAAAAGATAATAACAAGCAATTAGATCCACAAAAATCAAAGATAATTGTAAATGGCGAAGAGATATCCTATAAAAAATACATATATTTAATGATGAATAAGCCAGATGGAGTAATTTCGGCTACTTCTGATGATTATGACAAGACGGTAATAGATCTTTTAGAGGTGGAGGATCAAGTATTTGAGCCATTTCCTATAGGAAGACTTGATAAAGATACTGTTGGACTTCTGTTTTTAACTAATGATGGTGATTTCAATCATAGGTTAATATCTCCTAAATGGCATGTTGATAAAGTGTATTATGCCAAAATAGACAAAGATGTAACCTCTGAGGATGTAGTGGCATTTAAAGAAGGCATAGTACTTGACGATGGGTATAAATGTATGAGTGCTAAACTAGAGGTTTTAAATAATTCTAAAGAGGGTTCGGAGGTTAAGGTTACTGTAAGAGAGGGAAAATACCATCAGGTAAAAAGGATGTTTGAAGCTCAAGGTAAAAAAGTAGTATATCTTAAAAGAATAAGTTTTGCAGGAATTAAGCTAGATGAAAACCTTGAGGAAGGGGAGTATAGAGAGCTTACAGAAGATGAAATGAAGGCTATAAAACAAAAAATAAAAATGCAATAG
- the ligA gene encoding NAD-dependent DNA ligase LigA, protein MNEKESNILRMQELIEELNKYSYSYYVLDNPIVADKEYDKRYDELVELEEKTGITYPYSPTNRVGDVILKQFQKYTHKSRLWSLDKAQSFEEIIDWHNRNKKAVAEYNSNHEDKLPELKYVLTKKFDGLTINCTYDESGVMIKAATRGTGVIGEDITSQAKTIKSIPLKIKNGSVVEVHGEAIMTKTAFNEYNKKAEVPLKNLRNGAAGALRNLNVRETARRNLSAFFYDVGYNEGKAFKSYMEMMNFIKEMGFPVDEYLKECNTIEEINKEIQYVGDIRSSLDYDIDGVVIVIDDYRTREYLGYTVKFPKWAIAYKFEAEEATTKLLDVEWNVGRSGRVSPTAILEPVELAGVIVKRATLNNMDDIGRKKVKIGSRVFVRRSNDVIPEIMGVTEETEGETNEIEAPTICPYCGSEIVKEGVHLFCENTLSCKPQMVKSIVHFASREAMNIEGFSEKTAEQLFEKLNIKSISDLYRITKEELMSLDKFKDKKASNLINAIEKSKKCDLASFVYSLGIPNVGKKTATDLCKQFKSFENIKKASYDELILVQDIGSIVAESIVEFFKQEKIEKSLNELFELGVTPFYEESEVVENAFTGKTVVATGTLQNYSRTAIKEKLESLGANVAGSVSKKTDYVIAGENAGSKYDKAVQLGVKILTEEEFEQLINNM, encoded by the coding sequence ATGAACGAAAAAGAATCAAATATTTTAAGAATGCAGGAACTTATAGAGGAACTAAATAAATATTCATATAGCTATTATGTATTGGATAATCCAATTGTAGCAGATAAAGAATATGATAAGAGATATGATGAACTTGTAGAACTTGAGGAAAAAACGGGTATAACATATCCTTATTCACCAACAAATAGAGTTGGTGATGTCATTTTAAAACAATTTCAAAAGTATACACATAAAAGTAGGCTTTGGAGTCTTGATAAGGCACAAAGCTTTGAAGAAATCATAGATTGGCACAACAGGAATAAAAAGGCAGTGGCTGAATATAATAGTAACCATGAAGATAAGCTTCCAGAGCTTAAATATGTTTTAACTAAAAAATTTGACGGACTTACTATAAACTGCACATATGATGAGAGCGGTGTTATGATAAAAGCTGCTACACGTGGAACTGGAGTTATAGGTGAGGACATAACTAGTCAAGCAAAGACTATAAAATCTATACCACTTAAGATAAAAAATGGCTCTGTGGTTGAGGTACATGGAGAAGCAATAATGACTAAAACTGCTTTTAATGAGTATAATAAAAAAGCAGAAGTACCTCTTAAGAATTTGAGAAATGGTGCAGCAGGAGCACTTAGAAATCTAAATGTAAGAGAAACTGCAAGAAGAAATCTATCGGCTTTTTTTTACGATGTTGGATATAATGAAGGTAAAGCCTTTAAATCCTACATGGAAATGATGAATTTCATAAAAGAGATGGGATTTCCAGTTGATGAATATTTAAAAGAGTGTAATACTATTGAAGAGATAAATAAAGAAATTCAATATGTAGGAGATATAAGAAGTAGTCTTGATTATGATATAGATGGAGTTGTAATAGTAATTGATGACTATAGAACAAGAGAATATCTTGGATATACCGTAAAATTCCCAAAGTGGGCAATAGCCTATAAGTTTGAGGCAGAAGAAGCTACAACAAAGCTTTTGGATGTTGAATGGAACGTTGGAAGAAGTGGAAGAGTTAGTCCAACGGCAATTTTAGAGCCTGTAGAGCTAGCAGGAGTAATTGTAAAAAGAGCTACATTAAATAATATGGATGACATAGGAAGAAAAAAAGTTAAGATAGGTTCAAGAGTTTTTGTAAGAAGATCAAATGATGTAATACCGGAAATTATGGGAGTTACAGAAGAGACAGAGGGAGAAACGAATGAAATAGAAGCACCAACAATATGCCCATATTGCGGCAGTGAAATAGTAAAAGAAGGTGTACATTTATTTTGTGAAAATACTTTGTCCTGTAAACCTCAAATGGTAAAAAGTATAGTTCATTTTGCTAGCAGAGAAGCTATGAATATAGAAGGCTTTAGTGAGAAAACAGCAGAACAATTATTTGAGAAATTAAACATAAAAAGTATATCTGACTTATATAGAATAACTAAAGAAGAATTAATGTCATTGGATAAGTTTAAAGATAAAAAGGCTAGTAATCTTATAAATGCTATAGAGAAAAGTAAAAAATGTGATCTTGCGTCTTTTGTTTACTCTCTCGGTATACCAAATGTAGGTAAGAAGACAGCTACAGATTTATGCAAGCAATTTAAAAGCTTTGAGAACATAAAAAAAGCTTCCTATGATGAACTTATTTTAGTTCAAGATATAGGCTCAATTGTTGCAGAAAGTATTGTTGAATTCTTTAAACAGGAAAAAATAGAGAAAAGTCTTAATGAATTATTTGAACTTGGAGTAACTCCATTTTATGAAGAAAGTGAAGTTGTTGAAAATGCATTTACAGGCAAAACCGTAGTTGCAACAGGAACGCTTCAAAACTACAGTAGAACAGCAATAAAGGAAAAGTTAGAGAGTCTTGGAGCTAATGTAGCAGGAAGTGTTAGTAAAAAAACTGATTATGTGATAGCTGGTGAAAATGCTGGTTCTAAATATGATAAGGCAGTTCAACTTGGAGTTAAGATATTAACAGAAGAGGAATTTGAACAATTAATAAATAATATGTAA
- a CDS encoding peptide ABC transporter substrate-binding protein codes for MKNFIRVCIAFMLVCLILTGCVEKKDESIKTSSEKKYLVYDIGEISENLYSMKNKSVKNNELLNMLFSGLVREDYNTMEIKPGLADKWSLSPNKLQYTFHIREGLKWSDGDDLTAQDVYDFFKQILSSKNNKLYAYDLNCIYGVNGYVNGKTSFDGVAISAEDNNTFQIRLNSPCDYFLKKLAQPIYNIRKTNGDLKNWTRDYAKLKYSGPYIIDKISNNTALLKKNNNFFSKDEVKKEEFKVKYHYNEKDVSAYSTTDFENSKNIDAFSNPPLSEVNKLKDKGEIDVFKTWRTEALYFNMNNLSIGSDINFRKAITYLVDRNKILKSLSTDILTSENTFVPYELFKSGKCEDVFKQPNINLAMQCIDKTNYASGKKIVLIYKDNQIEREMCKNFVNEVNDILEEQNRNKLNFDIRGYDEKALNDAIKKGRYDIYLGDYNIWYNSAVSFFDMWDSKSPLNINYKNVNYDDYIYSLHNIDGDSDNILKKMEEQLVNDLPVIPLALKNDVVCRKMQLKGLKENKYGELIVNSLR; via the coding sequence ATGAAGAATTTTATAAGAGTATGTATTGCATTTATGCTTGTGTGTTTGATATTAACAGGATGTGTTGAAAAAAAGGACGAAAGTATAAAGACCTCCAGTGAAAAAAAATACTTAGTTTACGATATTGGAGAAATTTCAGAAAATTTATATTCAATGAAGAATAAGAGTGTTAAAAATAATGAACTTCTTAACATGTTGTTTAGTGGACTTGTAAGAGAGGACTACAATACTATGGAAATAAAGCCGGGATTAGCAGATAAATGGTCTCTATCTCCTAATAAGCTGCAATACACGTTTCACATTAGAGAGGGGCTTAAATGGAGCGATGGGGATGATTTAACAGCACAAGATGTATATGATTTTTTTAAACAAATATTATCTTCTAAAAATAATAAATTATATGCATATGATCTGAATTGTATATATGGAGTTAATGGCTATGTTAATGGAAAAACTTCTTTTGATGGAGTTGCTATAAGTGCGGAAGACAACAATACTTTTCAGATAAGGCTTAATTCACCCTGTGATTACTTTCTGAAAAAATTAGCTCAACCTATTTATAATATAAGAAAAACTAATGGAGATTTAAAAAATTGGACTAGAGATTACGCTAAATTAAAGTATTCTGGGCCATATATAATTGATAAGATATCTAATAATACAGCTTTACTTAAAAAGAATAATAACTTTTTTTCAAAAGATGAAGTTAAAAAAGAAGAGTTTAAGGTTAAGTATCACTATAATGAAAAAGATGTAAGTGCATATTCAACTACTGATTTTGAAAACTCTAAAAATATAGATGCTTTTTCAAATCCTCCGCTCAGTGAAGTTAATAAGCTTAAAGATAAGGGAGAAATAGATGTATTTAAAACATGGAGAACAGAGGCGCTTTATTTTAATATGAATAATTTAAGTATAGGAAGTGATATTAATTTTAGAAAAGCTATCACATACCTTGTTGATAGAAATAAAATTTTAAAGTCCTTGTCTACTGATATTTTAACAAGTGAAAATACATTTGTTCCGTATGAACTTTTTAAATCAGGAAAATGTGAGGATGTATTTAAACAGCCTAATATAAATTTAGCAATGCAGTGTATTGATAAAACAAACTATGCATCAGGTAAAAAAATAGTATTAATTTATAAAGACAATCAAATTGAAAGAGAAATGTGCAAAAATTTTGTAAATGAAGTAAATGATATCCTGGAAGAGCAAAACAGAAATAAGTTGAATTTTGATATTAGAGGATATGACGAAAAAGCACTAAATGATGCTATAAAAAAAGGTAGATATGATATTTACCTTGGTGATTACAATATATGGTATAATAGCGCAGTAAGTTTTTTTGATATGTGGGATTCAAAATCACCATTGAATATAAATTATAAAAATGTTAATTATGATGATTATATATATTCACTTCATAATATAGATGGAGATAGTGATAATATTCTGAAAAAAATGGAGGAACAACTAGTAAATGATTTACCAGTAATACCTTTAGCGTTAAAAAATGATGTGGTATGTAGAAAGATGCAGTTAAAAGGTTTGAAAGAAAATAAATATGGAGAGCTTATAGTAAATTCATTAAGGTAA